A genomic segment from Polyangium mundeleinium encodes:
- a CDS encoding S1 family peptidase, producing MSLVAQKLRVAAVDPAEPCLDRPVVRVRARFGKTWAASGTGFFIADWLSSIVTARHVVALADGAAPAEVSVRVLAGGRWVELEAVAVAYPSGGVAADDVAIVRVNARCTSELRMATLDASVAGQIWGYPLGNEAPRPPAVVPARARPSEGKVLLDRQGRIGMSGGPVVAVVGEGQPTAVVGIYLGPSPNGGGRAQTLAAPSVLASMEAAMGCA from the coding sequence ATGAGCCTCGTCGCGCAGAAGCTCCGGGTTGCCGCCGTGGATCCGGCCGAGCCTTGCCTCGACCGCCCCGTCGTGCGGGTCCGCGCGCGCTTCGGCAAGACCTGGGCGGCGTCGGGGACCGGGTTCTTCATCGCGGACTGGCTCTCGTCGATCGTCACGGCCCGGCACGTCGTCGCGCTCGCGGACGGCGCGGCGCCCGCGGAGGTCTCGGTCCGCGTCCTCGCCGGCGGGCGCTGGGTCGAGCTCGAGGCCGTCGCCGTCGCGTATCCGTCGGGCGGCGTCGCGGCCGACGACGTGGCCATCGTCCGCGTGAACGCGCGGTGTACGAGCGAACTGCGCATGGCCACGCTCGACGCATCCGTGGCGGGCCAGATCTGGGGGTATCCGCTCGGCAACGAGGCGCCGCGCCCGCCTGCGGTCGTGCCGGCGCGGGCGCGGCCGAGCGAGGGCAAGGTCTTGCTCGATCGCCAGGGCCGCATCGGTATGAGCGGCGGGCCCGTGGTCGCCGTCGTCGGCGAAGGCCAGCCCACCGCAGTCGTTGGCATTTACCTCGGGCCTTCCCCGAACGGAGGTGGCCGGGCCCAAACCCTCGCTGCCCCTTCGGTGCTCGCCAGCATGGAAGCCGCGATGGGCTGTGCTTGA
- a CDS encoding glycoside hydrolase family 1 protein, which yields MRTDVRLAISMTCLLAACGEDPPVTEVPEVAEDLSFPEGFLFGTAIGGFQADMGCPTPGLDGCVDNGSDWYAFVTSPATKISPMAYLSGQDPAVVGPGFWELHEMDLDRARGDLHNGAFRFSIEWSRIFPNSTDGISGYESLRSVANEAALAHYHAMLNGLRVRGMSPIVTLHHGTLPAWVHDGVGCHLNLAACSPRGWLDRERTVAEIAKYAGFVAREFGADVDRWATLDEPFTVLLAGYLAPSAERSHPPAVVHPSSAAKEVFVALVEAHARMYDEVKANDTADADGDGITADVGLVYAMTPASPADPTSSLDVKAAENMFYLYNLAYLDAVAKGELDAELAGKSAKRADLEGRMDWLGVNYGTRATVRGTSGPMLQEFTPLGTFDPQDVRLGQEDPRGLYEMLELAYRTYGLPLYITGNGLDHPLDDEDAGPSFLVRHLAWASRAVQEGIDLRGYFFWSLVDDYEWNHGMSRRFGLYAVDADDPQKNRTPRKTAETYGIIAEERRIPPELLVAYPAPR from the coding sequence ATGAGAACCGATGTCCGCCTCGCCATATCGATGACGTGTTTGCTGGCCGCGTGCGGGGAGGACCCTCCGGTGACCGAGGTCCCCGAGGTGGCCGAGGATCTCTCGTTTCCCGAGGGATTTCTCTTCGGGACCGCGATCGGCGGGTTCCAGGCCGACATGGGCTGCCCGACGCCCGGCCTCGACGGTTGCGTCGATAACGGATCCGATTGGTATGCGTTTGTCACTTCCCCCGCGACGAAGATCTCTCCCATGGCATACCTGTCCGGGCAGGACCCCGCTGTCGTCGGCCCAGGCTTCTGGGAGCTCCACGAGATGGATCTCGACCGAGCGCGGGGAGATCTCCACAATGGTGCATTCCGCTTCAGCATCGAGTGGAGCCGCATCTTTCCCAACTCGACCGATGGCATCAGCGGGTATGAATCGTTGCGGTCTGTCGCGAACGAGGCGGCGCTCGCGCATTACCATGCAATGCTGAATGGGCTCCGGGTGCGTGGCATGTCCCCGATCGTCACCCTGCATCATGGTACGCTCCCTGCGTGGGTTCATGACGGCGTCGGGTGCCACCTGAATCTCGCCGCGTGTTCGCCGCGGGGATGGCTCGATCGGGAGCGAACGGTCGCGGAGATCGCCAAGTACGCGGGGTTCGTCGCGCGCGAGTTCGGCGCGGACGTCGATCGCTGGGCCACGCTGGACGAGCCATTCACCGTCCTCCTCGCGGGGTACCTCGCGCCGAGCGCCGAGCGCAGCCATCCGCCGGCGGTGGTGCACCCGTCGAGCGCCGCCAAAGAGGTGTTCGTCGCGCTCGTCGAGGCGCACGCGCGCATGTACGACGAAGTGAAGGCGAACGACACGGCCGACGCCGACGGCGACGGAATCACCGCCGACGTCGGCCTCGTCTATGCAATGACCCCGGCGTCCCCGGCCGACCCGACGAGCTCGCTCGACGTGAAGGCGGCCGAGAACATGTTTTACCTGTACAATCTGGCCTACCTCGACGCGGTCGCGAAGGGGGAGCTCGACGCGGAGCTCGCGGGCAAGAGCGCGAAGCGCGCCGATCTGGAGGGTCGCATGGATTGGCTCGGCGTCAATTATGGAACACGCGCCACGGTGCGGGGCACGAGCGGCCCCATGTTGCAGGAGTTCACGCCGCTCGGCACATTTGATCCGCAGGACGTGCGCCTGGGCCAAGAGGATCCGCGGGGCCTCTACGAGATGCTCGAGCTCGCTTATCGAACGTATGGTTTGCCCCTCTATATCACGGGAAATGGACTCGATCACCCTCTCGACGACGAGGACGCGGGCCCGAGCTTCCTCGTCCGTCACCTCGCCTGGGCGAGCCGCGCGGTGCAAGAAGGAATCGATCTGCGCGGGTACTTCTTCTGGAGCCTCGTCGACGATTATGAGTGGAATCACGGCATGAGCCGGCGCTTCGGGCTCTATGCGGTCGACGCAGACGATCCGCAGAAGAACCGCACGCCGCGCAAGACGGCCGAGACCTATGGCATCATCGCCGAGGAGCGCCGGATCCCGCCCGAGCTCCTCGTGGCCTATCCGGCCCCGCGATGA
- a CDS encoding SDR family oxidoreductase — protein sequence MSEQQHGRIALVTGGAVRVGRTIVEALVDDGYEVLIHYAASEESAREAREHFLSRGARVELCRADLSDRTGVSSLAARARRFGAGKLDLLVHNAANFERVSPDELDAGAWDRAMALNATAPYLLTLALAAELRAARGAVVAIGCVSADRPFKHYIPYSISKAALVSAMQGLALALAPDVRVNVVSPGTVLPPADVDDERRERLRRKIPLGRIGDPADVARVVLFFAKNHFVTGQVLAVDGGRSIV from the coding sequence ATGAGCGAGCAGCAGCACGGGCGTATCGCGCTCGTCACGGGGGGCGCGGTGCGTGTGGGGCGGACGATCGTGGAGGCGCTCGTCGACGACGGATACGAAGTCCTCATTCATTATGCGGCGAGCGAGGAGAGCGCGCGTGAGGCGCGGGAGCACTTCCTTTCGCGGGGCGCGCGCGTCGAGCTTTGCCGGGCGGATCTCTCGGATCGAACGGGGGTGAGCAGCCTCGCCGCGCGGGCGCGCCGGTTCGGCGCGGGCAAACTCGACCTCCTCGTGCACAATGCCGCCAATTTCGAGCGCGTCTCTCCCGACGAGCTCGACGCGGGCGCCTGGGATCGCGCGATGGCCTTGAACGCGACGGCGCCTTATCTGCTCACGCTCGCGCTCGCGGCGGAGCTCCGGGCTGCGCGGGGAGCTGTCGTGGCGATCGGCTGCGTCAGCGCCGATCGGCCCTTCAAGCATTACATTCCTTATTCGATCTCGAAGGCCGCGCTCGTCTCGGCCATGCAGGGCCTCGCGCTCGCGCTCGCGCCCGACGTGCGCGTGAACGTGGTTTCGCCGGGCACGGTCCTTCCGCCGGCCGACGTCGACGACGAGCGGCGTGAGCGGTTGCGCCGGAAGATACCGCTCGGGCGGATCGGCGACCCTGCCGACGTGGCGCGCGTGGTGTTGTTTTTTGCGAAAAACCACTTCGTGACGGGCCAGGTGCTCGCCGTGGACGGTGGACGTTCGATTGTGTGA